GGGTGCTCCAGCAGGTGCGCGACGTTCTCCGGCGTGCCGGTGAGGAAGTTGTCGAGGCAGAGGACCTCGATGTCCCGGTCGAGCAGTGCCTCGCACAGGTGGGATCCGAGGAACCCCGCCCCTCCGGTGACGACTGCACGAGCCATGGCACGTCCTCTCGAGCTGCTGGGCGGCGACCGGGGACGTTAGCCGGACCAGCGGGTGTCCGTTCCCCTTCGTCCCGCGGGATCCGCACGCCGGCCTGCCGCTGCACAGCCCTCGCGCCGCGGCGTGGTCGGGTGGTCACGGGCCCGCAACGATCGGCGTCCCGACCTGCGAGCCGGCTGCGGCCGGGCCAGGGTCGGGTCGGACGACGCCGCCGAGCCCGGAGGTCCCCCGTGCGCCCGAACCGGTTCCTGCCCCTGGCCGCCGCCGCGGCACTCCTCCTGACCGCCTGTGGTGGCGGCGGCGAGAGCGTCGACACCGGTGGCGGGGGCGGGGGCGGCGGGGAGAACACCCTCGTCGCGGCGGTCAGCGCCCAGCCCGACCAGCTCGACCCGCACGTCACCAACGCCTACGCGAGCTTCCAGGTGTTGGAGAACGTCTACGACACCCTCGTCGTCCCCGGCGCCGAGGACCTCACGATGCAGCCGAGCCTGGCCGAGTCGTGGACGACCAGCCCCGACGGGCTGACCTGGACGTTCACCCTGCGCGACGGCGTGACGTTCCACGACGGCAGCGAGTTCGACTCCGCCGACGTGGTCTACAGCTACCGGCGGATCATCGACGAGGAGCTGTCCAACGCCTACCGGTTCGCCACGGTCGCCGACATCGCCGCGCCCGACCCGCAGACCGTCGTCATGACGCTGACCCGGCCCACGCCGAACCTGCTCGAGCTCATCGGCTCGTTCAAGGGCATGGCCGTCGTCTCGGAGGACGCCGCCGAGGAGTTCGACCTGCAGAGCGAGGCCAACGGCACCGGCCCCTTCCAGCTGGAGAGCTCCGACGCCAACGGCACCGTGCTCACCGCGTTCGCCGACCACTGGGGCGGCGCGCCGACCGTCGACGGCGTCGAGTTCCGCTACATCACCGAGGCGAGCTCGGCGCTGACTGCGCTGCGCAACGGCGAGGTGCAGTGGACCGACAACGTGCCGCCGCAGAACGTCGAGGACCTGTCGGACGACGAGGCGGTCGAGCTCGGCTCGGTCACCAGCGTCGAGTACTTCTACCTGTCGATGAACTACGCGGTCCCGCCGTTCGACAACCGGGACGTGCGCCGGGCGATCGCCACCGCGATCGACCGCGACGAGGTCACCCAGGCCGCCCGCTTCGGCGCGGCGCAGACCAACCAGACGGCGATCCCCGAGGGCAGCCCCTGGTTCCTCGACCACGCGCCGTTCACGCCGGACCAGGACGCCGCCCGCCAGCTGCTCGAGCAGGCCGGCGTCCAGACGCCGCTGACGATGGGCCTGATGGTCACCGACGAGTACCCCGAGACGGTGGCCGCCGCGCAGGTCATCGCCAGCCAGCTCGAGCCCATCGGCATCGAGGTGGAGATCCAGGAGGAGGACTTCGCCACCTGGCTGGACCGCCAGGACCAGGGTGACTTCGACGCCTTCATGCTCAGCTGGATCGGCAACATCGACCCGGCCGACTTCTACGAGAACCAGCACCTGTCCACCGGCGGCAGCAACTACCAGGGCTACAGCAACCCGCAGGTCGACGACCTGCTGACCCGGGCCGCCACCGAGGTCGACCGGGCCGCGCGCAAGGACCTCTACGACCAGGCCGCGCGGGTGATCGTCGACGACGTCTCCTACCTCTACCTCTACAACCCCGACGAGGTGCAGGCCTGGGTGCCCGGGCTGACCGGCTACCAGGTGCGCGCCGACTCGGCGATCAACTTCGAGACGGTGGAGCTGCCCTGACCGGCTATCTGCTCCGGCGGGCCGGCCAGGCCCTGGTCGTCCTGGCCGGCGTGAGCGTCCTGGTCTTCTCGCTCATCCACCTGGTGCCGGGCGACCCGGTCCGCCTGGCCCTCGGCACCCGGTTCTCGCAGGAGACCTACGACGCCCTCCGGGCGCGCAACGGGCTGGACCTGCCCCTGGTCGAGCAGTACTTCCGCTGGGCGGGGCGGGCGCTCACCGGCGACCTGGGGGTGAGCTTCCGCAGCGGCGACACGGTGACCGCGCTGATCGCCGAGCGGCTGCCGCCGACGCTGGCCCTGGCGCTGGCCGCGCTGGTGGTGGCCCTGGTCATCGCCCTGCCCCTGGGCATGCTCTCGGCGCTGCACCCGCGGTCGCTCGTCGACCGGGTGGCCACCGTCGTCAGCCAGTTCGGCATCTCGGTGCCGGACTTCTGGCTGTCGATCGTGCTGATCCTGGTCTTCGCCGGGACGCTGGGCGTGCTGCCCTCGGGCGGGTACGTCCCGCTGACGGAGGACCCGCTGGGCTGGCTGCAGCGCCTGGTGCTGCCCGCGGTGGCCACCGGCGTCGTCTCCGGCTCGGTGATCACCCGGTTCGTCCGGTCGAGCATGCTCGAGGCGCTGGGGCAGGACCACGTGCGGACGGCGCAGGCCAAGGGCGTGCCCACCCGGCAGGTGCTCACCTGGCACGTGCTGCGCAACGCGCTGCTGCCCCTGGTCACCGTGATCGGCGTGCAGCTGGCCTACCTGCTGTCGGGCGTCGTCGTGGTGGAGATCGTCTTCTCCTGGCCGGGGCTGGGGCAGCTGGCCTACCAGGCGGTGCGCGACCGCGACTTCCCCGTGCTGCAGGGGGCGGTGCTCCTCTTCGCCCTGGTCTTCCTCGTGATCAACCTGCTGGTGGACCTGCTCTACAGCCGCATCGACCCGAGGATCGCCCGCCGATGACGCAGCTGCCGACACCGGGCGCCACCCCGGCCGCGCCCCCGCCGTCCGAGCCCCCGCCGTCCGAGCCCCCGCCGTCCGAGCCCCTGCCGACCGCGGCCCCGCCGCGTCCCCGCTGGCGGGAGACGCTGGGCCTGCTCGCCCGGAACCCCACCGCGGCGGTCTCGGCCGTCGTCCTCGTCCTGATCGTCCTGGCCGCGGTCTTCGACGAGACGCTCGCGCCCGACGGCCCCAACGACCAGGACCCGTCGCGGCAGCTGCAGCCGCCGAGCTGGGCCCACCCGTTCGGCACCGACGAGTTCGGCCGCGACGTGCTCAGCCGGGTGGTCCTGGGTGCGTCGACGTCGCTGCGGGTCGGCTTCGCCTCCGTCGCGTTCGCCCTGGTCGTGGGCACGCTCATCGGGCTGCTGGCCGGCTTCTACGGCAAGTGGGTCGACGACGTCCTCATGCGCCTCATGGACGTGGTGTTCGCCTTCCCCGCCGTCCTGCTGGCCATCGCCATCGTGGCCATCCGCGGCGCGGGGCCGGGCAACGCCATCCTCGCCATCGGGATCGTCTACGTGCCGATCTTCGCCCGGGTGACGCGCGCGAGCGTGCTCGGCGTGCGCGAGGAGGTGTACGTGCGGGCCTCGCGCTCGGTGGGCGCCTCGGACCGGCGGCTGATCACCCGGCACGTGCTGCCCAACGCCGCCCCGCCGATCATCGTGCAGACCTCGATCAGCCTCGCCTTCGCGGTGCTGGCCGAGGCGGCGCTGTCCTTCCTCGGGCTGGGGCCGCGCCGGCCCAACCCGTCGTGGGGGCTGATGCTCGCCGACGGCCGCGGCTTCATCGACCAGGCCTGGTGGTACACGGTCTTCCCCGGCCTGGCGATCGTGGTGACGGTGCTGTGCTTCAACCTGCTCGGCGACGGGCTGCGCGACGTCCTCGACCCGCGGCAGCGGACCCTGATGGCCGGGGGCGGCCGGTGAGCGCCCCGTCGCCGGAGGGGGCCGCGACCCCGGTCCTGGAGGTCGAGGACCTGCGGGTGGACCTGCGCACCCCGCGCGGGACGGCGCACGTGGTCAACGGCCTGAGCTACAGCGTCGGCGCGGGGGAGACCGTGGCCGTGGTGGGGGAGTCCGGCAGCGGCAAGAGCGTGTCGGTGCTCGCGCTGATGGGGCTGCTGCCCGCGCGGACGGCGACGGTGACCGGCCGGGCGCTGCTGCACGGCGAGGACCTGCTGGCCATGGACGGCGAGCGGCTGCGCCAGGTGCGCGGCCCCGGCGTCGGCATGGTGTTCCAGGACCCGATGACCTCGCTCAACCCCGTGCTCACCGTGGGCCGGCAGCTCACCGAGGGCCTGCGCGCGCACGGGTCGGTGTCGAAGGCCGCGGCCCGCGCGCGAGCGGTCGAGCTGCTCGCCGAGGTGGGCCTGCCCGACCCCGGGCGGGCGGTGGACCGCTACCCGCACGAGCTGTCGGGCGGCATGCGGCAGCGGGTGGTCATCGCGATCGCGCTGTCGAACTCGCCGGGGCTGCTGATCGCCGACGAGGCCACCACCGCCCTCGACGTCACCGTGCAGGCGCAGATCCTCGACCTGGTCGAGCGGCTGCGCAGCGAGCACGGCACCGGCGTGATCTGGATCACCCACGACCTCGGCGTCGTGGCCGGCATCGCCGACCGGGTGCTGGTCATGTACGGGGGGCGGTGCGTGGAGGACGGCACGGTCGACGACGTCCTCGAGCGGCCGGTGCACCCCTACACGCGCGGCCTGCTCGGCGCGCTGCCCGACCTGGCCACGGCGGACGACGGCGACCTCGCCACCATCCCCGGGACGCCGCCCCCGCCGACCGACCTGCCTGCCGGCTGCGTGTTCTGGCCGCGCTGCCCGGTGCGCGGCGACGCCCGCTGCGAGACCGAGCAGCCACCGCTGGCGGTCGTCGGCGCCGGGCGCGCCGGCCTGCCGCACCGGGCGGCGACGTGGTGCGCGGAGGGGGAGGCGTCGTGACGTCGCTGTCGGAGGGCACCGCCGAGCGGGACGTGCTGGTCTCCGCCCGGGGGCTGGAGGTGCACTTCCCCGTCCGGTCGGGCGGGGTGCTGCGCCGCACCAGCGGTGTGCTGCGCGCCGTCGACGGCGTCGACCTCGACGTGTACCGCGGCGAGACGCTGGGCCTGGTCGGCGAGTCCGGCTGCGGGAAGTCGACGCTCGGCAACGCGCTGCTGCGGCTGGTGCCACCGACCGGGGGGACGGTCACCTTCGACGGCGCCGACGTCACGCGGATGTCCCGGCGGGAGCTGCGGGACCTGCGCCGCCGGGCCGGGATGGTGTTCCAGGACCCGTTCGCCTCGCTCGACCCGCGGCGCACCGTGGCGCAGACGGTGAGCGAGCCGCTCGAGGTGCACGGCCTGCACCCGGGCCGGCAGGCACGCGCCGCGCGGGTGCGCGAGCTGCTGGCGCTGGTCGGCCTCGATGCGGGGGTCGCCGCCCGCTACCCGCACGAGTTCTCCGGCGGGCAGCGGCAGCGGGTCGGCATCGCCCGCGCGCTGGCCGGCGAGCCGGACTTCCTGGTGTGCGACGAGGCGATCGCCTCCCTCGACGTCAGCGTGCAGGCCCAGGTGCTCAACCTGCTGCGCCGGCTGCAGCGCCAGCTCGGGCTCACGCTGCTGTTCGTCTCCCACGACCTCTCGGCCGTGCGGCACGTGTCCGACCGGATCGCCGTCATGTACCTGGGCCGGGTGGTCGAGGTCGGGCCGGCGGCCGCCGTCGCCACGGACCCGCAGATGCCCTACACCCGGGCGCTGCTGTCGGCGGTGCCGCTGCCGCACCCGCAGCTCGAGCGCTCGCGCCAGCGGATCGTGCTGCGCGGCGACGTCCCCTCGCCGTCCCGGGTGCCGAGCGGCTGCCGGTTCCGCACCCGCTGCCCCGACGTCTTCGAGCCCTGCCCCGACGTCGACCCGGCGCTGCAGCCGGTGGGGTCCGCGCCCGGTCACGTGGCCGCCTGCCACCTGCACGGGGTGGTGGGGACGCCGGTCGCGCGACCCGACGCGGCTCCGGGCGCGGACGGGAGCTCCTCCGGCGCGACGGCGGCCGGCAGCCGGCCGGGCTGACCTCGCCGGCACCCGGTGAGACGCGTCAGTCCGTTTGCCCGCGGGGGGAACCGGCTACCCGCCGACCCCGTGGACGGCGCAGGGGCGCCGCCGGAACGGGGAACGAGAGATGGCGTCGAGCAGGACCGCCCGGGAGACCGCGACCACCGGTCTCTACGGCAGCAGGATCGGGACGACGGTGGGGCGCACGGCGCTCACGGAGTTCATCGGAACGGCGATCCTGGTGTTCGTCGGCACCGGCACCGCGGTGGCCAGTGCCGCCACCGGCCAGGCCACCTACGACTCGCTGGCCGTGGTGCTCGCCTTCGGGTTCACGCTCACCGCGCTGGCCGCGGCGTTCGGGCACGTCTCGGGGTGCCACCTCAACCCGGCGGTCACGCTGGGCCTGGCCGTGACGCGGCGCTTCCCGTGGCCGGCCGCCGGCGCCTACGTCGTCGCCCAGCTCGCGGGCGGGGTCGCCGGCGTGGCGGCCACGTGGGCGGTCTTCGGCGCGGCGGCCCGCGACCAGGGGCAGCTCGGCGCCACCGTGCCGCTGGGCGGCATCTCCGCCGGCCAGGCGTTCCTGGCCGAGGCGCTGGTCACGTTCGTCCTGGTCCTGGTCGTGGTGTCCGTGGCCACCGACGACCGCGCCCAGGCGGCGATCGCGCCGGTGGCCGTGGGCTTCGCGCTCGCCGCCGGCATCTTCGTCGCGGGGCCGCTGACCGGTGGTGCGGTCAACCCGGCGCGGGCGTTCGGGCCCGACCTGCTGGCCGGGCAGCTCTCGTCGCTGTGGATCTACCTCCTGGCGCCCACCGTCGGTGGCGTCCTCGCCGCGGTCGTCTACGACCGCCTGCTCGCCGCCGGCGAGCCCCCGGAGGCCTGACCGCCCCGGTGAGGTGCGGCTGGTCGTGGTCATCCCGCGTGGGAGACCGCGGCCAGCCGCGTCTCGACGTGGCGGCCGGTGACGCCGGGACGAGGGGGTCAGTCCCGGCCGGTCCGGGTGGGGCGGCGGCCCGACCGCGAGCCCGACCGCGAGCCCGACCGCGAGCCCGGCCGGCTGCCGCCGCGGTGCCCGCGGCCGCCGTCGCGTCCCGGTCCGCCGTCGGCGCCCCGGCCGCGGGGCGCGCTGCACGGGCGGCAGGTGCTGAACCACGGGGCGATCGCGGTGCCGCACTCGGCGCAGCTCCCCGACCGGCTGACCGAGATGGCGTCCGGCAGCATCTCGCTGATCGCCTCGGCGCACTCCTCCTCGACCCAGGCGGCGTCGTCGCTGCTCAGGCCGGCGACCCCGGGGAACTGCCGGAGCAGCGTCTGGGCGTCGCGGGCGCCCGCCGCGGCCTGCTCGTACGCGTCGACCGCGCTGCCGACCGGGACGTCGGGCAGCACCAGCTCCGGGGGGACGGGCAGGCCGACCGCGTGCCGCAGCGCGGCCCGGGCCAGCACCAGCCAGCGGGTGCGGCGCGGCGGGTCGTAGTCGATCGCCAGGTTCACCAGCCGCCAGACGGTGTGCAGGTCGCCGGCGGCACCGAGCGGTCCGCGGAGCAGCGGCAGGAGCGCCCGCACCCGCAGCACCAGACTCGTCACGTCGTCCGGCGTCATCGCCTCGTCACGGGTGGCCGCGCGGGCCCAGGCCTGCCAGCGGACCAGGGCCTCGGGCAGGTCGACCGCCTCGAAGGCGCCGAGGTCGGCCAGCTCGGGGCGCAGCCGCGGCGCGCGCTCGGGCAGGTCGCTGGCCCGGTCGCCGCGCGCGACCTCGGCGCCGACCGACACCAGCGCGGCCGAGGGCTTGAGCCCCGGCACGCCGGTCAGCACGCCGGCCGTCCCGTGCCCGGTGAGGCCGTAGCGGCCGGCCCGCCCGGCGATCTGCGCGGCCTCCCAGCTGCGCAGCGGCCGCAGCTCGGAGCCGTCGAACTTCGTCGTCTCGGCGAAGAGCACCGTCGTGGCCGGCACGTTGATGCCGTGGCCGATCACGTCGGTGGTGACCAGCACGTCGAGCTCGCCGGTGGTGAACCGCTCGATGACCTCGCGCCGGGTGGCCGGGGGGAGCGCGCCGTAGAGGACGCCGACCCGCCCGGGCCGGTGCCGGTCGAGCTCGGCGGCGACGGCGTAGACGGTCTTGCGGGAGAAGGCGACGACGAGCGTCTGCGGGCGGACGCCGGTGGTGCGGACCGGAGCCCGCAGGACGTCGAGCCGGGACAGCCGCTGGTGGTGGACGACGTCGACCCGGCCGGCGTCGGCGACGAGCGGCGCGAGGAGCGGGTGGGCCTCGGCGGCGGAGATCAGGTGCATCTCGCGGTACTCGCCGGTGAGCAGCAGCCGCGCCCAGTGGTGACCGCGCTCGGGGTCGGCCACCCAGTGCGACTCGTCGAGGACCAGGAGCTCCCCGCGCACCGGGGCCTTCTCCACCGTGCAGCAGACGATCGGCGCGTGCGGGTCGATCTCCTCCTCGCCGGTGGACAGGCCGACGGTGCCCTCGGGCAGCTGGGCGGCGAGCTTGGCGTGGGCCTCCTGCGCCAGCTGGCGCAGCGGCGCGGCGTAGACGCCGGAGCCGGTGGCGGCCAGGGCCTGCAGCGACTCGTACGTCTTGCCGGAGTTGGTGGGGCCGAGGTGGAAGACGACCCGCTCGGGCGGGGTGCTGCGCACCGGCAGCTCCGGCGCGGCGCCCTCGACCCACGACTGCTGGGCACGGCGCTCCTCGCGGGCGGCCTCGCGGGCGGCGTCACGGGCAGCGGCCCGGTCGGCCTCGCGGTCGGGGGAGCGGTCGGCAGGACGGTCGGCCGTCGTCCTGGCGGTGGCGCGCTCGTCGGCGGGCAGCCGCCGGCGACGGCGGGCGGGCGACTGCGGGGGGACGGTCTCGGGCAGGGGGTGTCCTTCGGTCGACGTGCGGGGGTGAGGTCGACACGAGGCCGCGGACCCTCTCCACCGCGAACACCGGTCGTGCCCGGATCATGCCCGCGGTCCCGACGGGTGGTCCGGGTCACGCCGAGCCGGCGACACGCCGGGGGCGTCGTCGCCGGAACGGGGTCACCGCGGGGGTCCGGTGCCCGCCCACGCTGGACGCGGACCGTCGCGGTCGACAAGTGGTGGCTCCGGAGGGCCGGTCACCGGCCGCGATCGGGCCTCCGGCAACGATCCGTGCACGTGGGCGCCGCAGCCCGTCCCGGGCGGGCGTCCGGGACCGTGTCCGCTCATACCGTTTCGCCACTGCCCCCGGCCGGGAACCGGTGGGAGGCAGCGGCCGACGCCTTCCCCGTCGGCCCGCGTGAACTCGGGGGTGGTCTTCGTGAGCGGCATCGGCGCACGGTCCGGTGGTGAGGTGCTCGTCGGCGGTGGCGTCCGCCAGGGCTGGTGGCTCGTCGTCGACGAGGAGGACGGCTCGGAGCGGGTGGTCGCCGGGCCGTTCGCCGAGCGGGCCGAGGCCGGCTGGGCGGCCGGCGCCCGGGAGCCGGCCGCCCGCCTCGTGCACGGGTCCCGCCGGGCGGACGGCGGCCTGACCCGGCGACCGTCGCCGCAAGACGGGGCGTGGCTGGCGCACCTCGGTGAGCAGCTCGACCGGCTGCCCGAGGACTGGGACACCGTGCTGTCCGACGACGACGCCGCCCTGGGCACGCTGGTGGTGGAGGTGACCGCGGCGCTGTGCGAGGCCGGGCTGGCCCTGCACGACGCCACCGGCACCGGCGGGGCCGTCCTGCTCCCCGAGCCCGCGCTCGGCGGCATCGTCGTGAGCTGGCTGCAGCACGACCGGATGGGCGTCGACCAGGTCCACGGCGACATCGCGCACGCGCTGGTGCAGCAGGCGATGAACCAGGCCCTGGCCGACGTCCTGGCGCTGCGGGGCTTCGCCGTCGACCCGCTCGGCGGCGCCCACGTCGTCCGCCGGATCGGCTGACCTCGGCGGCGTCCGCCTCAGCTCGCGAGGTTCGCCTCGAGGTAGTCCGCCCAGCCGGTGTCCTTCGCGAAGGCCAGCCGGCGGTAGGTGCCAATGTCGCGCGCGAAGCTGGCGGCCGAGCTGGGGAACCAGAACGCCAGACCGTGCGCCTGCTGGACCGTCGGGCCCAGTGCCACGGAGCGGATGCGGGCCTCGTCCAGGGCTCTCCGGAGCTCGTCGCAGGCCGCGACGACCTCGGCCGAGTGCGCGCAGGTCGAGGACAGGCGCTCGGCGAAGTCGTAGAGGTCGAAGCTGTCGTAGTTGCTCGCGAAGCTCTGCGTCCTCATCCGGGTCAGCGCCAGGGCACCGAAGCCCTGCTCGCCGAGCGGGCGCACCGCCGCGACGAGTGCGGCGAAGGCCTCGGTGACGCCCTGCTCGCTGCGGAAGGCGGCCAGGGTGCAGGGGTACTCCATCGTGCGGCCCTCGTAGCCGCGCCCGTACGCCTCCACCGCCTGGGTCGCCCACTGGTCGGGGGTCGTGGGCGGGTCGTCGCTCATCGCCGAGAACCACTCCTGGTACTCCCACCCGTCGCCGGGCTCGAGCTCCTCGGAGGCGACGATCGTGTGCGCGAAGTCCTTGAGCTGGTCCAGCACCTCGACCATGCCGTTCAGGCAGGTGTCGGAGAAGATCATGTCGACCTTCTCCTCCTGTCCTGCCCGGCTGAACGCCGCCTTCAGCACGCCGGTGGCCTCGAGGTTGGTCAGCACGCCCGCGTTGGTGTCGTCGTGCAGCATCGCCCGGAGGTGCGGGTCCATCGTCTTGCGGTAGCGGCTGATGAAGAGCCGGGGGTCCCGCCAGGAGCGGGTGCGCAGGTGGCGCGGCGTGCGCATGGAGCGGCGCTCGATCACCGTCTCGTTCGGGTCGCCCTCGTCGAACGTGCCGGACCCGTGGTCCCAGAACCCGATCGCCTTGCGCGTACCGGGCCCGTAGGTGGCCAGCGCCCGCGCGAGGAAGGTGGCCAGCGTCTCGGGGTCGCCGGTGTCGATCTCGCCCCAGTCCTCGATGGTCCGTCGTCCGTCGTCGA
This region of Geodermatophilus bullaregiensis genomic DNA includes:
- a CDS encoding ABC transporter ATP-binding protein, which encodes MTSLSEGTAERDVLVSARGLEVHFPVRSGGVLRRTSGVLRAVDGVDLDVYRGETLGLVGESGCGKSTLGNALLRLVPPTGGTVTFDGADVTRMSRRELRDLRRRAGMVFQDPFASLDPRRTVAQTVSEPLEVHGLHPGRQARAARVRELLALVGLDAGVAARYPHEFSGGQRQRVGIARALAGEPDFLVCDEAIASLDVSVQAQVLNLLRRLQRQLGLTLLFVSHDLSAVRHVSDRIAVMYLGRVVEVGPAAAVATDPQMPYTRALLSAVPLPHPQLERSRQRIVLRGDVPSPSRVPSGCRFRTRCPDVFEPCPDVDPALQPVGSAPGHVAACHLHGVVGTPVARPDAAPGADGSSSGATAAGSRPG
- a CDS encoding MIP/aquaporin family protein, translating into MASSRTARETATTGLYGSRIGTTVGRTALTEFIGTAILVFVGTGTAVASAATGQATYDSLAVVLAFGFTLTALAAAFGHVSGCHLNPAVTLGLAVTRRFPWPAAGAYVVAQLAGGVAGVAATWAVFGAAARDQGQLGATVPLGGISAGQAFLAEALVTFVLVLVVVSVATDDRAQAAIAPVAVGFALAAGIFVAGPLTGGAVNPARAFGPDLLAGQLSSLWIYLLAPTVGGVLAAVVYDRLLAAGEPPEA
- a CDS encoding ABC transporter permease; the protein is MTQLPTPGATPAAPPPSEPPPSEPPPSEPLPTAAPPRPRWRETLGLLARNPTAAVSAVVLVLIVLAAVFDETLAPDGPNDQDPSRQLQPPSWAHPFGTDEFGRDVLSRVVLGASTSLRVGFASVAFALVVGTLIGLLAGFYGKWVDDVLMRLMDVVFAFPAVLLAIAIVAIRGAGPGNAILAIGIVYVPIFARVTRASVLGVREEVYVRASRSVGASDRRLITRHVLPNAAPPIIVQTSISLAFAVLAEAALSFLGLGPRRPNPSWGLMLADGRGFIDQAWWYTVFPGLAIVVTVLCFNLLGDGLRDVLDPRQRTLMAGGGR
- a CDS encoding ABC transporter permease, encoding MLRRAGQALVVLAGVSVLVFSLIHLVPGDPVRLALGTRFSQETYDALRARNGLDLPLVEQYFRWAGRALTGDLGVSFRSGDTVTALIAERLPPTLALALAALVVALVIALPLGMLSALHPRSLVDRVATVVSQFGISVPDFWLSIVLILVFAGTLGVLPSGGYVPLTEDPLGWLQRLVLPAVATGVVSGSVITRFVRSSMLEALGQDHVRTAQAKGVPTRQVLTWHVLRNALLPLVTVIGVQLAYLLSGVVVVEIVFSWPGLGQLAYQAVRDRDFPVLQGAVLLFALVFLVINLLVDLLYSRIDPRIARR
- a CDS encoding ABC transporter substrate-binding protein, with the translated sequence MRPNRFLPLAAAAALLLTACGGGGESVDTGGGGGGGGENTLVAAVSAQPDQLDPHVTNAYASFQVLENVYDTLVVPGAEDLTMQPSLAESWTTSPDGLTWTFTLRDGVTFHDGSEFDSADVVYSYRRIIDEELSNAYRFATVADIAAPDPQTVVMTLTRPTPNLLELIGSFKGMAVVSEDAAEEFDLQSEANGTGPFQLESSDANGTVLTAFADHWGGAPTVDGVEFRYITEASSALTALRNGEVQWTDNVPPQNVEDLSDDEAVELGSVTSVEYFYLSMNYAVPPFDNRDVRRAIATAIDRDEVTQAARFGAAQTNQTAIPEGSPWFLDHAPFTPDQDAARQLLEQAGVQTPLTMGLMVTDEYPETVAAAQVIASQLEPIGIEVEIQEEDFATWLDRQDQGDFDAFMLSWIGNIDPADFYENQHLSTGGSNYQGYSNPQVDDLLTRAATEVDRAARKDLYDQAARVIVDDVSYLYLYNPDEVQAWVPGLTGYQVRADSAINFETVELP
- a CDS encoding clostripain-related cysteine peptidase; this translates as MTGAEPFAVSAPDVSHVVIEIFGGDNNLSPYVEEDMAEMLAGARGDFAVLALADYARGKAEVVELSRHIDDGRRTIEDWGEIDTGDPETLATFLARALATYGPGTRKAIGFWDHGSGTFDEGDPNETVIERRSMRTPRHLRTRSWRDPRLFISRYRKTMDPHLRAMLHDDTNAGVLTNLEATGVLKAAFSRAGQEEKVDMIFSDTCLNGMVEVLDQLKDFAHTIVASEELEPGDGWEYQEWFSAMSDDPPTTPDQWATQAVEAYGRGYEGRTMEYPCTLAAFRSEQGVTEAFAALVAAVRPLGEQGFGALALTRMRTQSFASNYDSFDLYDFAERLSSTCAHSAEVVAACDELRRALDEARIRSVALGPTVQQAHGLAFWFPSSAASFARDIGTYRRLAFAKDTGWADYLEANLAS
- a CDS encoding ABC transporter ATP-binding protein; protein product: MSAPSPEGAATPVLEVEDLRVDLRTPRGTAHVVNGLSYSVGAGETVAVVGESGSGKSVSVLALMGLLPARTATVTGRALLHGEDLLAMDGERLRQVRGPGVGMVFQDPMTSLNPVLTVGRQLTEGLRAHGSVSKAAARARAVELLAEVGLPDPGRAVDRYPHELSGGMRQRVVIAIALSNSPGLLIADEATTALDVTVQAQILDLVERLRSEHGTGVIWITHDLGVVAGIADRVLVMYGGRCVEDGTVDDVLERPVHPYTRGLLGALPDLATADDGDLATIPGTPPPPTDLPAGCVFWPRCPVRGDARCETEQPPLAVVGAGRAGLPHRAATWCAEGEAS
- a CDS encoding helicase-related protein, which translates into the protein MRSTPPERVVFHLGPTNSGKTYESLQALAATGSGVYAAPLRQLAQEAHAKLAAQLPEGTVGLSTGEEEIDPHAPIVCCTVEKAPVRGELLVLDESHWVADPERGHHWARLLLTGEYREMHLISAAEAHPLLAPLVADAGRVDVVHHQRLSRLDVLRAPVRTTGVRPQTLVVAFSRKTVYAVAAELDRHRPGRVGVLYGALPPATRREVIERFTTGELDVLVTTDVIGHGINVPATTVLFAETTKFDGSELRPLRSWEAAQIAGRAGRYGLTGHGTAGVLTGVPGLKPSAALVSVGAEVARGDRASDLPERAPRLRPELADLGAFEAVDLPEALVRWQAWARAATRDEAMTPDDVTSLVLRVRALLPLLRGPLGAAGDLHTVWRLVNLAIDYDPPRRTRWLVLARAALRHAVGLPVPPELVLPDVPVGSAVDAYEQAAAGARDAQTLLRQFPGVAGLSSDDAAWVEEECAEAISEMLPDAISVSRSGSCAECGTAIAPWFSTCRPCSAPRGRGADGGPGRDGGRGHRGGSRPGSRSGSRSGSRSGRRPTRTGRD